A stretch of Candidatus Cloacimonadota bacterium DNA encodes these proteins:
- a CDS encoding chitobiase/beta-hexosaminidase C-terminal domain-containing protein: MTKRTLLPLLMLGFISLMFAQAADLFISEYVEGSSNNKAIEIYNGTGAAVDLANYTMKLASNGSATWSTTNSVTLSGTLANNDVFVIANSAANATILGVADMTHTVTYFNGNDCLGLFHGDTLVDIIGVLGTDPGTAWPVAGTDGATLNHTLIRKPDVAEGNTDWIAGAGTNMDNSEWIVHPIDYIEDLGAHTFDPGGSENAATPTFDPPAGVYGQAISVSISSATAGATIRYTTDGSTPTETSTQYTNPIPLSTNTTLKAIAFATGFDPSYVATASYIFPEVVQNMTQLRNATAGDGTVYMVAGEVMLTFQQSFRHQKYVQDFEAGILIDDTAGVITTTYNLMDGITGLTGTIAFYNNMLQFTPVADPGPASSTNNYISPPVVTIAQINANVASYQARLVKIANAHFVETGTFATGQNYTLEDGTGSVVFRTTFYDVDYIGEAIPTGNFNIWVLVNQYNQTPQVTARALSDWSGVANDDNIATPTQLLGNYPNPFNPSTTISFSTAKADPVQITIYNHRGQAVKTWNLETKAAGNHSVQWDGRDNNGLAVSSGVYFYRMFSGTYSSTRKMVLMK; the protein is encoded by the coding sequence ATGACCAAAAGAACACTACTGCCCCTTCTGATGCTGGGATTCATCTCCCTGATGTTCGCCCAGGCGGCCGACCTCTTCATCTCCGAATATGTGGAGGGAAGCTCAAACAACAAGGCCATCGAGATCTACAACGGCACAGGCGCCGCGGTCGATCTGGCCAATTACACCATGAAGCTGGCCTCCAACGGGTCCGCCACCTGGTCCACTACCAACAGCGTCACCCTCTCCGGAACCCTGGCCAACAACGACGTCTTCGTGATCGCCAACTCCGCCGCCAACGCCACCATCCTGGGCGTCGCGGACATGACCCACACCGTTACCTATTTCAACGGCAACGACTGCCTGGGCCTCTTCCACGGCGACACCCTCGTTGACATCATCGGCGTTCTGGGAACCGATCCCGGCACCGCCTGGCCCGTGGCCGGCACTGACGGCGCCACCCTCAACCACACCCTCATCCGCAAACCTGACGTCGCCGAAGGCAACACCGACTGGATCGCCGGCGCCGGAACCAACATGGACAACTCCGAATGGATCGTGCATCCCATCGACTACATTGAAGACTTGGGAGCCCACACCTTCGATCCCGGCGGATCCGAAAATGCCGCCACCCCCACCTTTGATCCCCCCGCGGGAGTTTATGGCCAGGCGATATCCGTATCCATCAGCTCCGCCACCGCCGGAGCGACCATCCGCTACACCACCGACGGCAGCACCCCCACCGAAACTTCCACTCAATACACCAACCCCATCCCGCTGAGCACGAACACCACCCTGAAGGCCATCGCCTTTGCCACCGGGTTCGACCCCAGCTATGTGGCCACCGCCAGCTACATCTTCCCCGAGGTGGTGCAGAACATGACCCAACTGCGCAACGCCACCGCCGGTGACGGCACCGTTTACATGGTGGCCGGCGAAGTGATGCTCACTTTCCAGCAAAGCTTCCGCCACCAGAAATACGTGCAGGACTTTGAAGCCGGCATCCTCATCGACGACACCGCCGGTGTGATCACCACCACCTACAACCTCATGGACGGCATCACCGGGCTCACCGGCACCATCGCCTTTTACAACAACATGCTGCAGTTCACCCCCGTGGCCGATCCCGGCCCTGCCAGCTCCACCAACAACTATATCTCCCCGCCTGTGGTGACCATCGCCCAGATCAACGCCAACGTCGCCTCCTACCAGGCCCGCCTGGTGAAGATCGCCAACGCCCATTTCGTGGAGACCGGCACTTTCGCCACCGGCCAGAACTACACCCTGGAAGACGGCACCGGCTCCGTTGTGTTCCGCACCACTTTCTACGATGTGGATTATATCGGCGAAGCCATCCCCACCGGCAATTTCAACATCTGGGTGCTGGTGAACCAGTACAACCAGACCCCGCAGGTTACCGCCCGCGCCCTTTCCGACTGGAGCGGAGTGGCCAACGACGACAACATCGCCACCCCCACCCAGCTGCTGGGCAACTATCCCAATCCCTTCAATCCCAGCACCACCATCTCCTTCTCCACCGCCAAGGCCGATCCGGTTCAGATCACCATCTACAACCACAGGGGCCAGGCCGTGAAGACCTGGAACCTGGAAACCAAGGCTGCTGGAAATCACAGCGTCCAGTGGGACGGCCGTGACAACAACGGACTTGCCGTAAGCAGCGGCGTCTATTTCTACCGCATGTTCTCCGGGACCTATTCATCCACCCGCAAAATGGTGCTGATGAAATAA
- a CDS encoding DMT family transporter yields MPSRSSAHLLTFLAILFWSTIELGSKALGPGVSPYPLTAWRFLIGGLVILPFALRSLKAAPRRPRPADLGQMVLLGVLNVCVSMLFLQMSVYYGKASVSAVLVSSNPLFVSLFALLLLRERLFLSQLLGLGLALGGIALLILGEGDFGSARYLNLPLSIVFGLGCSLTFGLYTVLTKRLIQSHGNPLTNSVSFLGGAAVLFLYSAVAGKPLLIPHSISSAAIMLYLGAIVSGLAYLMFFEGMKRLGAAPASMYFFLKPVLASLLAVLLLRETLAPLQLAAILVIVAGLTLSRLLKRPQNTLESSGAGASTTA; encoded by the coding sequence ATGCCTTCACGCTCCTCCGCTCATCTGCTCACCTTTCTGGCCATCCTGTTCTGGTCCACCATCGAACTGGGCAGCAAAGCCCTCGGCCCCGGCGTTTCGCCCTATCCGCTCACGGCCTGGCGGTTTTTGATCGGCGGGCTGGTGATCCTCCCCTTTGCCCTGCGGTCGCTGAAGGCCGCTCCACGCCGGCCGCGGCCCGCGGACCTCGGCCAAATGGTGCTGCTGGGCGTGCTCAACGTCTGCGTGAGCATGCTATTCCTGCAGATGTCGGTTTACTACGGCAAAGCTTCGGTGAGCGCCGTGCTGGTGAGTTCCAACCCCCTCTTCGTGAGCCTCTTCGCCCTCCTTCTCCTGCGGGAAAGGCTCTTCCTGTCCCAGCTTCTGGGCCTCGGGCTGGCTTTGGGCGGGATCGCCCTGCTCATCCTCGGCGAAGGCGATTTCGGCAGCGCCAGATACCTGAACCTCCCGCTCAGCATCGTGTTTGGGCTGGGATGTTCACTCACCTTCGGGCTCTACACCGTGCTCACCAAACGCCTCATCCAAAGCCATGGCAACCCGCTCACCAACAGCGTTTCCTTCCTCGGCGGGGCGGCCGTCCTCTTCCTATACAGCGCCGTGGCCGGCAAACCGCTGCTCATCCCCCATTCCATCAGCTCGGCGGCCATCATGCTATACCTCGGCGCTATCGTTTCCGGCTTGGCTTACCTGATGTTCTTCGAGGGCATGAAACGCCTCGGCGCCGCCCCGGCCTCCATGTATTTCTTCCTCAAGCCCGTCCTTGCCTCCCTGCTGGCGGTGCTCCTACTCCGCGAAACCCTCGCCCCCCTCCAGCTCGCGGCCATCCTCGTGATCGTGGCTGGACTCACCCTCTCGCGTCTGCTGAAACGCCCCCAAAACACGCTGGAGTCGAGCGGCGCGGGAGCATCGACTACAGCATAG